The proteins below come from a single bacterium genomic window:
- a CDS encoding sigma-54 dependent transcriptional regulator, which translates to MKILLVEDNDSLREEIADFLESEIGFEVEQCNSGRQALEAAQREPFELVVSDIRMPGMDGIQLLRHFGALEEERRPEVILITGHGDMETAISALRAGARDFLTKPLRPQDLADSVRKVIALLESHKQAQAETVPVAQDSDCHPGALSSRRARPELKERGPLFLCSDAMHRIMALVERFHRDRSVPVLIEGETGTGKELVSRMIHSPDGVEAHGGPFVSLNCAAISPNLFESELFGYEPGSFTGASAKGAVGKLELAAGGTLFLDEIGDLPLEQQPKLLRVLESKEYYRVGGTRRLALDARLICATNHDLARQVEEGLFRRDLLYRLNLGRILIPPLRQRREAILPLAQKFLDQFALRKGSRFSSISPEAEEILLDHPWPGNVRELRNVIERVVLLFDEVQVRPGHLVLLTRGEDETAGEAIRLGSIVLPPEGIDLARLEAEVVRKALDRFKGNKTRTAEFLGLSRRALDSRLRRAF; encoded by the coding sequence ATGAAGATTCTGCTGGTTGAGGACAACGATTCGCTGCGCGAGGAAATCGCCGATTTCCTGGAATCGGAGATCGGGTTCGAGGTCGAGCAGTGCAACAGCGGCCGTCAGGCCCTGGAGGCCGCCCAGCGCGAGCCTTTCGAGCTGGTGGTCTCGGACATCCGCATGCCGGGCATGGACGGTATCCAGCTCTTGCGGCATTTCGGCGCTCTGGAGGAGGAGCGGCGTCCCGAGGTGATCCTGATCACCGGCCACGGCGACATGGAGACCGCGATCAGCGCCCTGCGCGCCGGGGCGCGCGATTTCCTGACCAAGCCGCTGCGCCCTCAGGACCTGGCCGATTCGGTGCGCAAGGTGATCGCGCTGCTGGAGAGCCACAAGCAGGCCCAGGCCGAAACTGTCCCAGTGGCGCAGGACAGCGACTGCCACCCGGGAGCGCTGTCCTCCCGGAGGGCCCGGCCGGAGCTGAAAGAGCGCGGACCGCTGTTCCTCTGCTCGGACGCCATGCACCGGATCATGGCCCTGGTCGAGAGGTTCCACCGGGACCGCTCCGTGCCGGTGCTGATCGAAGGCGAGACCGGCACGGGCAAGGAGCTTGTCTCCCGGATGATCCACAGCCCGGACGGGGTGGAGGCGCACGGCGGGCCGTTTGTCTCGCTCAACTGCGCCGCGATCAGCCCCAACCTGTTCGAGAGCGAGCTGTTCGGCTACGAGCCGGGATCGTTCACCGGGGCCAGCGCCAAGGGCGCGGTGGGCAAGCTGGAGCTGGCCGCCGGTGGCACTCTGTTCCTGGACGAGATCGGCGACCTGCCCCTGGAGCAACAGCCCAAGCTGCTGCGGGTGCTGGAATCGAAAGAGTACTACCGGGTGGGAGGAACGCGCCGCCTGGCCCTGGATGCCCGCCTGATCTGCGCCACCAACCACGATTTGGCCCGTCAGGTGGAGGAAGGACTTTTCCGCCGCGACCTGCTCTACCGTCTGAACCTGGGACGCATTCTCATCCCGCCCCTTCGTCAGCGCCGCGAGGCGATCCTGCCCCTGGCCCAGAAATTCCTGGACCAGTTCGCCCTGCGCAAGGGCAGCCGGTTCAGCTCCATCTCGCCCGAGGCCGAGGAGATACTGCTGGACCATCCCTGGCCGGGCAACGTGCGCGAGCTGCGCAATGTGATCGAGCGCGTGGTGCTGCTGTTCGACGAGGTCCAGGTGCGGCCCGGGCACCTGGTGCTGCTGACCCGGGGCGAGGATGAGACCGCGGGCGAGGCAATCCGCCTGGGTTCTATTGTGCTGCCGCCCGAGGGGATCGACCTGGCCCGCCTGGAGGCCGAGGTGGTGCGCAAGGCCCTGGACCGGTTCAAGGGCAACAAGACCCGCACGGCCGAGTTCCTGGGCCTGTCGCGGCGCGCCCTGGATTCGCGCCTGCGCCGGGCGTTCTGA
- a CDS encoding DUF2225 domain-containing protein → METPQKSPFIKKKAPCPICSQEAPNRFIMPKSYLEKGLDSDRHPIGYKWLDEAFQDIQPPFYHFWHCPTCKYTATQKDFLKPGEDSDSNYSTLKKYFQRMQPLQKQIVQLLGTGIDYDRMDFPMAMNLHLAAIYIQELVPDDVRDTSKLGSYYLRSAWLYRDQKAKENSAEELAQYNAQLDKLAKVWPEVPRSEADCLNKAAAYYELAYQRHPRYADIVMATDLMILISDLYMRAGDMTKTMQCLNVIMQTGQKFRVKQTELLRREKEEGKLTVTRKAQIDAQTNRVNALMEKAGDMRQRIIQLKMKKQEPKALQAIQTLTAQGLDTEQIREKLQQMNVEPQLIVKLLGEPKRKKFLGLF, encoded by the coding sequence GTGGAAACCCCTCAGAAAAGTCCGTTTATAAAGAAAAAAGCACCCTGTCCGATCTGCAGCCAGGAGGCTCCCAACCGGTTCATCATGCCCAAGAGCTACCTGGAAAAGGGTCTCGACAGCGACCGTCACCCCATCGGCTACAAGTGGCTGGATGAGGCTTTCCAGGACATCCAGCCGCCGTTCTACCATTTCTGGCACTGCCCGACATGCAAATACACCGCCACGCAGAAGGATTTCCTCAAGCCGGGCGAGGATTCGGACAGCAACTACAGTACGTTGAAGAAGTATTTCCAGCGGATGCAACCCCTGCAGAAGCAGATCGTACAGCTCCTGGGCACGGGGATAGATTACGACAGGATGGATTTCCCGATGGCCATGAACCTGCACCTCGCGGCCATCTACATCCAGGAACTGGTGCCGGATGACGTGCGGGACACCTCTAAGCTGGGCAGCTATTACCTGCGCAGCGCCTGGCTGTACCGCGACCAGAAAGCCAAGGAGAATTCGGCCGAGGAACTGGCCCAGTACAACGCCCAGCTCGACAAGCTGGCCAAGGTCTGGCCCGAGGTGCCGCGCAGCGAGGCCGACTGCCTGAACAAGGCCGCCGCCTACTACGAGCTGGCCTACCAGCGCCATCCGCGCTACGCCGATATCGTGATGGCCACCGACCTGATGATCCTGATCTCCGACCTCTACATGCGCGCCGGCGACATGACCAAGACCATGCAGTGCCTGAACGTGATCATGCAGACCGGCCAGAAATTCCGGGTCAAGCAGACCGAGCTGCTCCGCCGCGAGAAAGAGGAGGGCAAGCTCACGGTGACCCGCAAGGCGCAGATCGACGCCCAGACCAACCGGGTCAACGCCCTGATGGAAAAAGCCGGCGACATGCGCCAGCGGATCATCCAGCTCAAGATGAAGAAGCAGGAGCCCAAGGCCCTGCAGGCAATCCAGACGTTGACCGCGCAGGGGTTGGACACGGAGCAGATACGCGAGAAGCTGCAGCAGATGAACGTGGAGCCGCAGTTGATCGTGAAGCTGTTGGGCGAGCCCAAACGCAAGAAATTCCTCGGCCTGTTCTGA
- a CDS encoding STAS domain-containing protein produces MLELVTPLRERVTVKAPRQMSGPNVYRLSCEVQEAFAADQEGVVIDFDGVDYIDLHGLVLLKDLCELVEVSGGRTWAAHVDPDMLDVLQEAELLGMSGGRFSLEDGEYELRSA; encoded by the coding sequence ATGCTCGAGCTGGTGACACCGCTCAGGGAAAGAGTGACAGTCAAGGCGCCGCGGCAGATGAGCGGGCCGAACGTGTACCGCCTGAGCTGCGAGGTGCAGGAGGCTTTCGCCGCGGACCAGGAGGGCGTGGTAATCGATTTCGACGGGGTGGACTACATCGACCTGCACGGCCTGGTGCTGCTGAAGGATCTCTGCGAGTTGGTGGAGGTCAGCGGCGGCAGGACTTGGGCGGCGCATGTCGACCCGGACATGCTTGATGTGCTGCAGGAGGCGGAGCTGTTGGGCATGTCTGGTGGCCGCTTCAGTCTGGAGGACGGCGAATACGAGTTGAGAAGCGCCTGA
- the larE gene encoding ATP-dependent sacrificial sulfur transferase LarE: MPDEDLAQANEKLEKLNSLLAGMGSVLVGFSAGVDSTFLLWAAVRALGTERVLAVTGKSPTIPAHQVEAALEYARLIGARHEVVETREMENPAYRENPADRCFMCKSELYRLLSDLARERGLGCVADGSNADDLKDYRPGMKAVRELGIRSPLLEAGLTKTEIRLLSREAGLPTWDKPAFPCLSSRIPYGTAITDEALEKIDRGEQYLKTLGFGGAVRVRHHVDLARIEVEPQNIPRLADPALRGQITEEFRRIGYRYVTLDLQGFRSGSLNEALQNALRQVVQK, encoded by the coding sequence ATGCCGGATGAGGACCTGGCCCAAGCGAACGAAAAACTTGAAAAGCTGAACAGTCTGCTGGCCGGGATGGGCTCGGTGCTGGTCGGGTTCAGCGCCGGGGTGGACAGCACGTTCCTGCTCTGGGCCGCGGTGCGGGCCTTAGGGACAGAGCGCGTGCTGGCCGTGACCGGCAAGAGCCCCACGATCCCGGCGCATCAGGTCGAGGCGGCCCTGGAATACGCCCGCCTGATCGGCGCCCGCCACGAGGTGGTCGAGACCCGCGAGATGGAGAACCCCGCCTACCGCGAGAACCCCGCCGACCGCTGTTTCATGTGCAAGAGCGAGCTGTACCGGCTGCTTTCGGACCTGGCCCGCGAGCGGGGGCTCGGCTGCGTGGCGGACGGCTCCAATGCGGATGACCTGAAAGACTACCGCCCGGGCATGAAAGCGGTCCGCGAGCTGGGTATCCGCTCCCCTCTGCTGGAGGCCGGGCTGACCAAGACCGAGATACGCCTTCTTTCCCGCGAGGCCGGGCTCCCCACCTGGGACAAGCCGGCTTTCCCGTGCCTGAGCTCGCGTATCCCGTACGGGACCGCGATCACGGATGAGGCTCTGGAGAAGATCGACAGGGGTGAACAGTATCTCAAAACCCTGGGCTTCGGGGGCGCGGTGCGGGTCCGTCACCACGTTGACCTGGCGCGGATCGAGGTGGAGCCGCAGAACATCCCCCGCCTGGCCGACCCGGCCCTGCGCGGACAGATTACAGAGGAATTCAGGCGGATCGGCTACCGCTATGTCACGCTGGACCTTCAGGGTTTCCGTAGCGGCAGCTTGAACGAGGCGTTGCAGAACGCCCTGCGCCAGGTGGTGCAGAAATAG
- a CDS encoding B12-binding domain-containing radical SAM protein has product MPTADTPRKVLLVYPQYPDTFWSYRRALRFIGRKASLPPMGLLTVAALLPKSWDLRFVDANFTPLRDEDLRWADLVFISAMTVQKESAHEIIGRCKARGVKVVAGGPLFTALSAEFPEVDHLVLDEAELSLPPFLADLEAGSLQRIYRSEGWADLSTTPIPAWDLIDLKKYATMSVQYSRGCPFDCEFCDITVLYGRAPRTKPAANVLAELDALYERGWRGAVFFVDDNFIGNKRTLKADLMPKLIGWMQAHRHPFNFLTQVSINLAGDDELIELMVDAGFDMVFVGIETPDEQSLIECGKMQNTRSDMLADVHKLHSAGLQVQAGFIVGFDSDKLDIFGRISRFINESGIVASMVGLLNAPPNTRLYKRLLSENRILKGISGSNTDFSINFLPRMDKSALVEGYRRIIHDIYRPEAYYSRVRAFLRHYNPRNRFNGGRFSLAHARGFLLSVWRLGIRKGVRRHYWRLFLWTLFRRPRLIPYAITMAIYGDHFMKHFGIVAE; this is encoded by the coding sequence TTGCCCACTGCGGATACCCCTCGCAAAGTTCTTCTGGTCTACCCCCAATACCCGGACACTTTCTGGAGCTACCGTCGCGCACTAAGGTTCATCGGGCGCAAGGCCTCGCTCCCCCCGATGGGCCTGCTGACCGTGGCCGCCCTTCTTCCCAAGTCCTGGGACCTGCGTTTCGTGGACGCCAATTTCACCCCCCTGCGTGACGAGGACCTTCGCTGGGCCGATTTGGTTTTCATCAGTGCGATGACCGTGCAGAAAGAGTCGGCGCACGAGATAATCGGCCGCTGCAAGGCCCGGGGAGTGAAAGTGGTGGCAGGTGGGCCGCTGTTCACCGCCCTGTCCGCCGAGTTCCCCGAGGTGGATCACCTGGTGCTGGACGAGGCCGAGTTGAGCCTGCCGCCGTTTCTGGCCGACCTGGAAGCCGGCAGCCTTCAGCGTATCTACCGCAGCGAGGGTTGGGCCGATCTGTCCACCACGCCCATCCCGGCCTGGGACCTGATCGATCTGAAGAAATACGCCACCATGAGCGTGCAGTATTCCCGCGGCTGCCCGTTCGATTGCGAGTTCTGCGACATAACCGTGCTCTACGGGCGCGCGCCGCGCACCAAGCCCGCGGCCAACGTGCTGGCCGAGCTGGATGCCCTGTACGAGCGGGGCTGGCGCGGGGCCGTGTTCTTCGTGGATGACAATTTCATCGGCAACAAGCGCACCCTCAAGGCCGATCTCATGCCCAAGCTGATCGGCTGGATGCAGGCCCACCGTCACCCCTTCAATTTCCTGACCCAGGTCTCGATCAACCTGGCCGGGGATGACGAGCTGATCGAGTTGATGGTGGATGCCGGGTTCGACATGGTGTTCGTGGGCATCGAGACCCCGGACGAGCAGAGCCTGATCGAGTGCGGCAAGATGCAGAACACCCGCTCCGACATGCTGGCCGATGTGCACAAGCTGCACAGCGCCGGGCTTCAGGTCCAGGCCGGGTTCATCGTGGGGTTCGACAGCGACAAGCTCGACATTTTCGGCCGCATCTCGCGTTTCATCAACGAGAGCGGGATAGTGGCCTCGATGGTCGGCCTGCTGAACGCCCCGCCCAACACACGCCTTTACAAGCGCCTGCTGAGCGAGAACCGTATCCTCAAGGGGATCAGCGGCAGCAACACCGATTTCTCGATCAATTTCCTGCCCCGCATGGACAAGAGCGCCCTGGTGGAGGGCTACCGCCGGATCATCCACGACATCTACCGTCCCGAGGCCTACTACAGCCGGGTGCGGGCATTCCTGCGCCACTACAACCCGCGCAACCGGTTCAACGGCGGGCGCTTTTCACTGGCCCACGCCCGCGGGTTCCTGCTGTCGGTCTGGCGGCTGGGCATCCGCAAGGGTGTGCGCCGTCACTACTGGCGCCTGTTCCTCTGGACCCTGTTCCGGCGGCCGCGGCTGATCCCCTATGCCATCACCATGGCGATCTACGGCGACCATTTCATGAAGCATTTCGGGATTGTCGCGGAATAG
- a CDS encoding GHKL domain-containing protein — translation MRPLDFHRHRPHKALPRLLGSVLAAVCLAVGTAAAQKYMIRNYSPSDGLAHSEVITIMQDSRGYLWFGTWGGASRFDGLTFQNFSKKDGLAHNGINCIREDSEHNLWFGTGGGGMSRYDGHSWRTWSHEEGLVHDFVMDMLITTDDKLWCFGRSEGVSRLDGERWRNFRVEDGLGSNTVNTLYEDHQGRLWCGTACGASVFDGGVWRTLRCKDGLAGDSVDAVMQDRSGRMWFSIIGAGVSLRDGDQWRTFTTADGLISNTGWLAGQDSAGDIWYTAAEGISRFDGEKWTSYPLREAMRDKGYRKCLFIQREDHPEIWIPCFSGALRFDGRDWLEVTAGNGLTSNNVYCAQQDNEGNLWFGTIGGGVCKFPTSECITYTKKDGLADDMVVPVFEDSRGNYWFGTYGHGLTRYDGKRYTTFTVKDGLPSDYIKVIIEDGHGELWIGTYDSGISRFDGSRWRCYYTSDGLPSNKIVALDKDSRGRILVGTTDGAACFDGHRWETLGRGTGLDGFGVYAVRADSNDVWFGTYGRGVYILKDGARWDSLSTRDGLISDFILEIFLEHSVAWIGTEDGLSRFDGESSVNFNSSNGLPNDRTNCILRDGQFLYIATDGGASRFDGRTFQTLTTRDGLPDNVLRKYSTIRDSHGYIWFGTSAGVARFSPGSSRSNRVPPPVYITRVSAPDNLEVADGNVLKYNRNNLTFEFEAVCFTEADEVKYYYKLEGQDEQWRFSRLRLVQYTNLPPGDYVFRVLALNSDGVWSDSAAEFKFRLTPAFWNTWWFKALSILALALLMGEWHRKRAAKKMAGMKVRMDKLSRDVIERMKAEQALLEERSKLRTALDHEQLLSRVASRLNSVNSVRECIEDLLAQVVCGVGVDCAALYTYDENKRWAVRLSHWCMRDENRQNDCTPVRVSLGGEVRLAERLSARTEVVLDGRVLEDPRTRLFECGHDYSTVLLTPLTLVGEVKGFIGYFSLSERSWQDEEINLFMTTSHVVAGAWERDAHFRARLEAEEKRVEAIRIAEKASHLASIGEMAAAITHEINQPLTTINFAIERLFSWDRENRDILPEMFRKRMKKISDGVIRIDEIIRHMRSFWVSSQGSEKKKIDLNRVVRNANSLVNCQLNSHGVEQEIVLSRDPLVIEGSPIQLENVVINLVVNAMQSIDAAGRAEKKLRISTWRENSTLLLQVEDNGLGLPDVAVETLFEPFFTTKRPNEGTGLGLAIVKRFVERHDGTITVRNNPGGGATFTIRFPAAADTDRDSTHEDSAG, via the coding sequence ATGCGTCCGCTCGACTTCCATCGCCATAGGCCCCATAAAGCCCTTCCCCGGCTGCTCGGGAGCGTGCTGGCGGCTGTCTGCCTGGCGGTCGGCACGGCGGCGGCCCAGAAATACATGATCCGCAACTATTCGCCCAGCGACGGGCTGGCGCACTCGGAAGTCATCACGATCATGCAGGACAGCCGCGGCTACCTCTGGTTCGGCACCTGGGGCGGAGCCTCGCGGTTCGACGGGCTGACGTTCCAGAATTTCTCGAAGAAGGACGGGCTGGCCCACAACGGGATCAACTGCATCCGCGAGGACAGCGAGCACAACCTCTGGTTCGGCACCGGCGGCGGCGGGATGAGCCGCTACGATGGGCATTCCTGGCGCACCTGGTCCCATGAAGAGGGTCTGGTCCACGATTTCGTGATGGACATGCTGATCACCACGGACGACAAGCTCTGGTGTTTCGGCCGCAGCGAGGGCGTGAGCCGTCTGGACGGCGAGCGCTGGCGCAATTTCAGGGTGGAGGACGGGCTCGGCTCCAACACGGTCAACACCCTGTACGAGGACCATCAGGGCCGTCTGTGGTGCGGCACGGCCTGCGGCGCCAGCGTGTTCGACGGTGGGGTCTGGCGCACGCTGCGCTGCAAGGACGGGCTGGCCGGGGACTCGGTGGACGCGGTCATGCAGGACCGCAGCGGCCGCATGTGGTTCTCCATCATCGGGGCCGGGGTGAGTCTGCGCGACGGCGACCAGTGGCGCACTTTCACCACCGCGGACGGCCTGATCAGCAACACCGGCTGGCTGGCCGGCCAGGACTCGGCGGGGGACATCTGGTACACCGCCGCCGAGGGGATCAGCCGTTTCGACGGGGAAAAGTGGACCTCCTATCCCCTGCGCGAGGCGATGCGCGACAAGGGCTACAGAAAGTGCCTGTTCATCCAGCGCGAAGACCATCCTGAAATCTGGATCCCCTGTTTCTCCGGTGCGCTGCGCTTCGACGGGAGGGACTGGCTGGAGGTCACGGCCGGCAACGGACTGACCAGCAACAACGTGTACTGCGCCCAGCAGGACAACGAGGGCAACCTCTGGTTCGGCACGATCGGCGGCGGAGTGTGCAAGTTCCCCACGTCCGAATGTATCACCTACACCAAGAAAGACGGCCTGGCCGATGACATGGTGGTCCCGGTGTTCGAGGACAGCCGCGGCAACTACTGGTTCGGCACATACGGACACGGCCTGACCCGCTACGACGGGAAGCGTTACACCACGTTCACCGTGAAAGACGGCCTGCCCAGCGACTATATCAAGGTGATCATAGAGGACGGCCACGGCGAACTCTGGATCGGGACCTACGACAGCGGGATCAGCCGGTTCGACGGCAGCCGCTGGAGGTGCTACTACACCTCGGACGGGCTGCCCAGCAACAAGATTGTCGCCCTGGACAAGGACAGCCGGGGCCGGATACTGGTGGGCACCACGGACGGCGCGGCGTGTTTCGACGGGCACAGATGGGAGACTCTGGGCCGGGGAACCGGCCTGGACGGGTTCGGGGTCTACGCCGTGCGCGCCGACTCCAACGATGTCTGGTTCGGCACCTACGGCCGCGGGGTCTACATCCTGAAGGACGGCGCGCGCTGGGACTCGCTCAGCACGCGGGATGGCCTGATCAGCGATTTCATCCTCGAAATCTTCCTCGAGCACTCGGTGGCCTGGATCGGCACCGAGGACGGGCTGAGCCGGTTCGACGGCGAGTCGAGCGTCAATTTCAACTCCTCCAACGGCCTGCCCAACGACCGCACCAACTGCATCCTGCGCGACGGGCAGTTTCTGTACATCGCCACGGACGGCGGGGCGAGCCGTTTCGACGGGCGCACGTTCCAGACCCTCACCACCCGCGATGGTCTGCCGGACAACGTGCTGCGCAAGTACTCCACCATCCGCGACAGCCACGGCTACATCTGGTTCGGCACCTCAGCCGGTGTGGCCCGGTTCAGCCCCGGCTCCAGCCGCTCCAACCGGGTGCCGCCCCCGGTCTACATCACGCGGGTCTCCGCCCCGGACAACCTCGAGGTGGCCGACGGCAACGTGCTCAAGTACAACCGCAACAACCTGACTTTCGAATTCGAGGCGGTCTGTTTCACCGAGGCGGACGAGGTCAAGTACTATTACAAGCTGGAGGGGCAGGACGAGCAGTGGCGCTTCTCGCGCCTGCGGCTGGTCCAGTACACCAACCTCCCGCCCGGCGATTACGTGTTCCGGGTCCTGGCGCTCAACAGCGACGGGGTCTGGAGCGACTCGGCCGCCGAGTTCAAGTTCCGTCTCACCCCGGCTTTCTGGAACACCTGGTGGTTCAAGGCCCTCTCCATCCTGGCCCTGGCCCTGCTGATGGGCGAGTGGCACCGCAAGCGCGCGGCCAAGAAAATGGCGGGCATGAAAGTCCGGATGGACAAGCTCAGCCGCGATGTGATCGAGCGGATGAAAGCCGAGCAGGCCTTGCTGGAGGAGCGCTCCAAGCTGCGCACCGCCCTGGACCACGAGCAGCTCCTGTCGCGCGTCGCCTCGCGGCTCAACTCGGTCAACTCGGTGCGCGAGTGCATCGAGGACCTGCTGGCCCAGGTGGTCTGCGGCGTGGGGGTTGACTGCGCCGCTCTCTACACCTACGATGAAAACAAGCGCTGGGCCGTGAGGCTCAGCCACTGGTGCATGCGGGACGAGAACCGTCAGAACGACTGCACCCCGGTGCGGGTGTCCCTGGGCGGCGAGGTCCGTCTGGCCGAGCGACTGAGCGCCCGGACCGAGGTGGTGCTGGACGGCCGGGTGCTGGAAGACCCGCGGACCCGTCTGTTCGAGTGCGGCCACGACTACAGCACGGTCCTGCTCACCCCGCTGACCCTGGTGGGCGAGGTGAAGGGCTTTATCGGCTATTTTAGCTTGAGCGAGCGCTCCTGGCAGGATGAGGAGATTAACCTGTTCATGACCACCTCGCACGTGGTGGCCGGGGCCTGGGAGCGGGACGCCCATTTCCGGGCCCGCCTGGAGGCCGAGGAAAAGCGTGTCGAGGCGATCCGTATCGCCGAGAAAGCCTCGCACCTGGCCTCGATCGGCGAGATGGCCGCGGCGATCACACACGAGATCAACCAGCCGCTGACCACGATCAATTTCGCCATCGAGCGCCTGTTCAGCTGGGACCGCGAAAACCGCGACATCCTGCCCGAGATGTTCCGCAAGCGGATGAAGAAGATATCGGACGGGGTGATCCGCATCGACGAGATCATCCGTCACATGCGCTCGTTCTGGGTCTCCTCCCAGGGCAGCGAGAAAAAGAAGATCGACCTGAACCGCGTGGTGCGCAACGCCAACAGCCTGGTCAACTGCCAGCTCAACTCCCACGGCGTGGAGCAGGAGATCGTGCTCAGCCGCGACCCGCTCGTGATCGAGGGCAGCCCGATCCAGTTGGAGAACGTGGTGATCAACCTGGTGGTCAACGCCATGCAGTCGATCGACGCGGCCGGGCGGGCGGAGAAGAAACTGCGTATCTCCACCTGGCGCGAGAACAGCACCCTTCTGCTGCAGGTGGAGGACAACGGTCTGGGCCTGCCGGATGTGGCGGTGGAAACCCTGTTCGAGCCGTTTTTCACCACCAAGCGGCCCAACGAGGGCACCGGCCTGGGCCTGGCCATAGTCAAGCGCTTTGTCGAGCGGCATGACGGCACGATAACGGTGCGGAATAACCCCGGCGGGGGCGCCACTTTCACGATCCGTTTCCCCGCTGCGGCGGACACCGACAGGGACAGCACGCATGAAGATTCTGCTGGTTGA
- the larB gene encoding nickel pincer cofactor biosynthesis protein LarB, translating to MHPERVRELLESVKSGNVGVEAAMEALKDLPFEDLGYAVVDHHRELRNSFAEVIFCQGKTPEQVVGIARSIVSRGQNLLATRCDDTNAAALLEALPQAERHAAARVVTLRQAPTPAMAGTVAVLCAGTADIPVAEEAAVCAEVMGSRVERIYDVGVAGLHRLLARRADIAGARVLIVVAGMEGALASVVGGMFAKPVIAVPTSVGYGASFGGVSALLTMLNSCAAGVTVVNIDNGFGAAFAASLINRQV from the coding sequence ATGCACCCGGAGCGCGTGCGGGAGCTGCTTGAGTCGGTCAAGAGCGGAAATGTCGGGGTCGAGGCGGCGATGGAGGCGTTGAAGGACTTGCCCTTCGAGGACCTGGGCTACGCGGTGGTCGACCATCACCGCGAGCTGCGGAACTCGTTCGCCGAGGTGATATTCTGCCAGGGCAAGACCCCGGAGCAGGTAGTGGGGATCGCCCGGAGCATAGTTTCGCGCGGCCAGAACCTTCTGGCCACCCGCTGCGATGACACCAACGCGGCGGCCCTGCTGGAGGCCCTGCCCCAGGCCGAGCGTCACGCCGCCGCGCGGGTTGTGACGTTGCGCCAGGCCCCCACCCCGGCCATGGCCGGCACGGTGGCGGTGCTCTGCGCCGGCACGGCCGATATCCCGGTGGCCGAGGAGGCGGCGGTCTGCGCCGAGGTGATGGGCAGCCGGGTGGAGCGTATTTACGACGTGGGTGTGGCCGGCTTGCACCGTCTGCTGGCGCGACGCGCAGATATCGCCGGAGCGCGGGTGCTGATCGTGGTGGCCGGCATGGAGGGCGCGCTGGCCTCGGTGGTGGGCGGGATGTTCGCCAAGCCGGTGATCGCAGTGCCCACCAGCGTGGGCTACGGGGCCAGTTTCGGCGGCGTCTCGGCGCTGCTGACCATGCTGAACAGTTGCGCCGCCGGAGTGACGGTGGTGAACATAGACAACGGTTTCGGGGCGGCGTTCGCCGCCAGCCTGATAAACCGTCAGGTGTGA